A single Augochlora pura isolate Apur16 chromosome 2, APUR_v2.2.1, whole genome shotgun sequence DNA region contains:
- the LOC144476103 gene encoding neuralized-like protein 2 isoform X1 encodes MTERSGRILTRFHPTHGENIVLMDDGTVAFRTTSFADSLAFSEKPLQPGEIFLLEIERTQSGWSGHMRLGLTLIDPMSMHGCLPKFALPNLVKLGNTWIFALNRNNSMWDCVEVMRYGEKPSGEKKLITDGVNVQTSRGIIPMNALRPNRIASSQNILPMDTGSRIGLMYVPQAGSDKAEMHFIINGEDQGVCMKDIPYKAGAMRAVVDLYGTTRQVRIVQLYGVVSTLQSACRDAILQYTKGNSVDSLPLPRALKDYLLYQSQ; translated from the exons ATGACTGAGAGATCTGGGAGAATATTGACAAGGTTTCATCCCACCCATGGGGAAAACATTGTACTCATGGATGACGGCACCGTAGCTTTTCGTACTACCAGCTTTGCAGATTCGCTGGCTTTTAGTGAGAAACCTCTGCAGCCAGGCGAGATCTTTCTGTTAGAGATCGAAAGGACTCAAAGCGGATGGAGCGGACATATGAGACTAGGACTCACCTTAATCGATCCTATGTCTATGCATGGTTGCTTGCCCAAATTCGCATTACCTAATTTGGTAAAATTAGGCAACACATGGATATTCGCTcttaacagaaataattcgatGTGGGACTGCGTGGAAGTTATGCGATACG GTGAAAAACCATCCGGAGAAAAGAAACTAATAACAGATGGAGTTAATGTTCAAACATCTAGAGGAATTATTCCCATGAATGCTCTTAGACCAAACAGGATTGCTTCTTCTCAAAATATTCTACCCATGGATACTGGAAGTCGCATTGGATTGATGTATGTGCCCCAGGCTGGTTCTGACAAGGCAGAAATGCACTTTATAATAAACGGAGAAGACCAAGGAGTATGCATGAAGGATATACCTTATAAAGCAGGAGCTATGCGAGCAGTGGTAGATCTATATGGTACTACCAGACAAGTTAGGATAGTTCAGTTATATGGTG TAGTGTCTACCCTACAGAGTGCCTGCCGTGATGCAATACTACAATATACTAAGGGAAATTCAGTCGACTCGCTTCCCCTTCCACGGGCTCTGAAAGACTATCTACTATATCAGTCGCAGTGA
- the LOC144476103 gene encoding neuralized-like protein 2 isoform X2, with product MTERSGRILTRFHPTHGENIVLMDDGTVAFRTTSFADSLAFSEKPLQPGEIFLLEIERTQSGWSGHMRLGLTLIDPMSMHGCLPKFALPNLVKLGNTWIFALNRNNSMWDCVEVMRYGEKPSGEKKLITDGVNVQTSRGIIPMNALRPNRIASSQNILPMDTGSRIGLMYVPQAGSDKAEMHFIINGEDQGVCMKDIPYKAGAMRAVVDLYGTTRQVRIVQLYGVSTLQSACRDAILQYTKGNSVDSLPLPRALKDYLLYQSQ from the exons ATGACTGAGAGATCTGGGAGAATATTGACAAGGTTTCATCCCACCCATGGGGAAAACATTGTACTCATGGATGACGGCACCGTAGCTTTTCGTACTACCAGCTTTGCAGATTCGCTGGCTTTTAGTGAGAAACCTCTGCAGCCAGGCGAGATCTTTCTGTTAGAGATCGAAAGGACTCAAAGCGGATGGAGCGGACATATGAGACTAGGACTCACCTTAATCGATCCTATGTCTATGCATGGTTGCTTGCCCAAATTCGCATTACCTAATTTGGTAAAATTAGGCAACACATGGATATTCGCTcttaacagaaataattcgatGTGGGACTGCGTGGAAGTTATGCGATACG GTGAAAAACCATCCGGAGAAAAGAAACTAATAACAGATGGAGTTAATGTTCAAACATCTAGAGGAATTATTCCCATGAATGCTCTTAGACCAAACAGGATTGCTTCTTCTCAAAATATTCTACCCATGGATACTGGAAGTCGCATTGGATTGATGTATGTGCCCCAGGCTGGTTCTGACAAGGCAGAAATGCACTTTATAATAAACGGAGAAGACCAAGGAGTATGCATGAAGGATATACCTTATAAAGCAGGAGCTATGCGAGCAGTGGTAGATCTATATGGTACTACCAGACAAGTTAGGATAGTTCAGTTATATGGTG TGTCTACCCTACAGAGTGCCTGCCGTGATGCAATACTACAATATACTAAGGGAAATTCAGTCGACTCGCTTCCCCTTCCACGGGCTCTGAAAGACTATCTACTATATCAGTCGCAGTGA